In Candidatus Gracilibacteria bacterium, the sequence TTTTCCCAACATCCACCTCATCATTACCGGATCGGCCGGATTAACTATCAAAAATAAACATACCGAAAGCATGGCCGGCCGAGCCACCAGCTTAGAGTTACTTCCTCTGACATTAAGTGAATTATTGACCCAGTTGGAAGCCCCCGGTGAAACCTTAAATTGGCGAATTTGGGATCACCTGACCGGTGGCGGGAATGTCCCGACTGTTCCGATACACACGTATGATCCTGCCCAAATGTGGGAAAGGGTCCTGCTTTATGGTTTGTATCCAGCCCTCGTCAATCATGTCGATCCTCGTCAGTATCTTCTGGATCTAATCGAGCGAACTATCTTCCGTGATTTACTGGATTTGTCTCTCATCAGTGATAAAAAAATTGCGCTGAATCTACTCACCTTACTAGCCCACCAGATTGGAGGGTTGGTCTCCTATGAGGAGTTAGCCACTCGTCTTCAAATTGATGCACGGACTGTCAAGCACTATCTCAATGTTTTTGAAGAAAGTTACCTTATCTATCGCTTGTACCCTTACAGCCTTCGTCAACGGAACGAACTGACCAAACGTCCCAAAATATACTTTTACGATACCGGTATTCGTAACGCCCTGATACAGTCATTCTCACCTCTCACTCTCCGTGACGATGTGGGTCAGTTATTTGAAAACTTCGTGGTTATGGAAGCGGTCAAAGCTCAGAATTA encodes:
- a CDS encoding ATP-binding protein — its product is EYLYPKIGLLLHYDVYLVKSFMTYSRHLTNTIKHHLATRKEAIVLTGPRQVGKTYLLNQLFPQAIYFTMDDQQMRSLFDSYSLVAYRQIMPDQGIIILDEVQNLSDPGRAGKLIYDNFPNIHLIITGSAGLTIKNKHTESMAGRATSLELLPLTLSELLTQLEAPGETLNWRIWDHLTGGGNVPTVPIHTYDPAQMWERVLLYGLYPALVNHVDPRQYLLDLIERTIFRDLLDLSLISDKKIALNLLTLLAHQIGGLVSYEELATRLQIDARTVKHYLNVFEESYLIYRLYPYSLRQRNELTKRPKIYFYDTGIRNALIQSFSPLTLRDDVGQLFENFVVMEAVKAQNYHAPQAKLNYWRTKAGSEIDLVIQLENELIGVECKWHQGRLNTAFKVRYPQAIVKTVTRDNLI